The Streptomyces sp. 11x1 genomic sequence CCGGTCGCCGGGGCGCAGCGCGCCGGAGATGATCATGCCCTTGATCTTCTCGATCGCCTCGTCGGTGACTGCCATGGCGGCCCCTCCTCGTCGTGTCAGGCCGTTCCGATCGTTCCGGCCGTTCCGGCTGATCCGGTCGCTACGGCTGATTCGATCGTTCAGACATCCGATGTATCAGGCCATTATGAGGGCTCCGGCGTGTCTCTTCGGCCAAAGCCCCTCAGGTCGGCCGGGCCGCCGCCTCGCGAGCGGCACGGCGGAGGGAACGACCGCGGCACCGCCCATCATGATTCCGGGCGGTTCTTCGAGGTCATGCCGCAGCGCACCGAGACGGTCGAGGTACGTGACGTCGACGCCCTGGTCTCCGCCGTCCAGCGCCTCGTCGTCCGCGGGTGACAGGCAGGAGGAGCATCGTCCGGGCAGACGCGAAGGGGCGGCTCCCAGGAGAGGGAGCCGCCCCTTCGCATGGTCCGGCCCCAGAGCGGAGGGGGCCGTCCCGCTCGGCGCCGGCCCCGGTCAGGGGAGGGGCCGGGCCGAGAGTCGGTCACTTCTTGTCGAGCACGTCCTGGACCTTCGTGCGGATCTCGTCCGTGGCCAGGCCCCGTATCGTCAGCGTCGTCCGGCGCCGCAGGACGTCGTCGGCCGTCTCGGCCCACTCGGTGTCGCGGGCGTAGACGACCTGCGCCCAGATCTCGGGCGCGTCGGGGTGGACGCGCTCGCCCAGCTCGGGGTTCTCGTTGGCCAGACGGGCGATGTCGAAGGCCAGGGAACCGTAGTGCGTGGCCAGGTGCCGCGCCGTGTCGGCACCCATCCGCGGGCCCGGGGCCGGACGGTCCACCAGCAGCCGGTGGGCGACCGCGCGCGGGTTGGCGACACCCGGCAGCGGCAGCTTCTTCGGCAGCGCGGAGACCGGTTCGAAGTCCTCGCCCAGCGGGTGCCCGGGCAGCGCCTCCAGTTTCTTCATGATGGTGCGGCCGATGTGCCGGAACGTCGTCCACTTGCCGCCCGCGACGGACAGCATGCCGCCCCGACCCTCGGTGACGACCGTCTCCCGCTTGGCCTTCGCGGTGTCACCGGGCCCGCCCGGCAGCACCCGCAGACCGGCGAAGGAGTAGGTGATGAGGTCGCGGGAGAGCTGCTGGTCGCGGATGGAGAACGCGGCCTCGTCCAGGATCTGGGATATGTCCTTCTCGGTGACCGCGACGTCCGCCGGGTCGCCCTCGTACATCTCGTCGGTCGTACCGAGCAGCAGCATGTCCTCCCACGGGAGGGCGAAGGTGATGCGGTACTTGTCGATGGGGGTGGCGAGCGCGGCCTTCCAGGGAGCCGTCCGCTTCAGCACCAGGTGCGCGCCCTTGGACAGACGGATGGAGGGGGCCGCGTTCGGGTTCTCCATCCGGCGCAGGTGGTCGACCCACGGACCGGTCGCGTTCAGCACCAGCCGCGCGTCGACGCCGAACTCGTCCCCGGACAGCCGGTCGCGCAGCTCCGCGCCGGTGACCCGGCCCTTGGTGAAACGCAGCCCGGTGACCTCGGCGTGGTTCAGGACCACCGCGCCCGACTCGACGGCCGCGCGGACCGTCATCAGCGCCATCCGGGAGTCGTTCATCTGGTCGTCGCCGTACACGGCCACGGCCTTGAGGTTGTCGGTGCGCAGCTCGGGCACGTCCTGCGCCGCCTTGGCGGGGGAGAGGAGGTGGCCGACGCCGTCACCGAAAGCGGAGAGCGCGGAGTAGGCGAAGACGCCCGCCCCGAGCTTCGCCGCGCCGTGCGGCCCGCCCTTGTACACGGGGAGGTAGAACGTGAGCGGGTTCGCCAGGTGGGGGGCCACCTGGCGGGAGACCGCACGGCGCTCGAAGTGGTTCTCCGCCACCAGCTTCACCGCGCCGGTCTGCAGGTAGCGCAGACCGCCGTGGAGCAGCTTGGAGGAGGCGGAGGAGGTGGCGCCGGCGAAGTCGCCGGCGTCGACCAGAGCCACCCTGAGCCCGGACTGCGCGGCGTGCCAGGCGGTGGAGATGCCCAGGATGCCGCCGCCGATCACGAGGAGGTCGTACGACGCCTTGGCGAGCTGCTCCCGGGTCTCGGCACGGCTCGGGTTCGAGCCGGACGCCGGGCGCGTCCCCAGGGCAGGCAGGGTCTGCAGGGTGGTCTGACTGGTCATGTCGGGTTCTTACTCCTCATCAGAGCCGGATGTTCGGAGCCTTCGAGGGCCCCGCTCAGCTCTCGTCCTCGATCCAGCCCATGGTCCGCTCGACGGCCTTGAGCCAGCTCTTGTACTCACGGTCGCGGGTCTCCGCGTCCATCCGGGGGGTCCACTCGGCGGCCCGGCGCCAGTTGGCGCGCAGGTCGTCGGTGCTGGTCCAGAAGCCGACGGCGAGACCGGCGGCGTAGGCGGCGCCGAGGCAGGTGGTCTCGGCGACCATCGGACGGACCACGGGGGCGTCCAGGAAGTCCGAGAGGGTCTGCATCAGCAGGTTGTTGGAGGTCATGCCGCCGTCGACCTTGAGGGCCGCGAGCTCCACGCCCGAGTCCTTGGTCATGGCGTCCGTGATCTCACGGGTCTGCCAGGCGGTGGCCTCCAGGACGGCGCGCGCGAGGTGCGCCTTGGTGACGTACCGGGTGAGACCGGCGATCACACCGCGGGCGTCGGAGCGCCAGTACGGGGCGAACAGACCGGAGAAGGCCGGCACGAAGTACGCGCCGCCGTTGTCCTCGACCGTGAGCGCGAGCGTCTCGATCTCGGCGGCGGTGGAGATGAGCCCCATCTGGTCGCGCATCCACTGCACCAGCGAGCCGGTGACGGCGATCGAGCCCTCCAGGGCGTAGACCGGCTTCTGGTCGCCGATCCGGTAGCCGACCGTGGTCAGCAGGCCGCTGTAGGAGTTGATGATCTTCTCACCGGTGTTCAGCAGCATGAACGTGCCGGTGCCGTACGTGGACTTGGCCTCGCCCTCCTCGAAGCAGGTCTGGCCGAACAGGGCAGCCTGCTGGTCGCCGAGCGCGGAGGCGACCGGGATGCCGCCGAGCAGGTCGCCGAGGCGGCCGCCGGTGACCTCGCCGTAGACCTCGGCGGAGGAGCGGATCTCCGGGAGCATCGACAGCGGGACGCCGATGGACTCGGCGATCTTCTCGTCCCACTCCAGGGTGTGCAGGTTCATCAGCATGGTGCGGGAGGCGTTGGTGACGTCGGTGTAGTGCTTGCCGCCGTCGACACCGCCCGTCAGGTTCCAGATGACCCAGGTGTCCATGGTGCCGAAGAGGATGTCTCCGGCCTCGGCGCGCTCCCGCAGGCCCTCGACGTTGTCGAGCAGCCAGCGGGCCTTGGGGCCGGCGAAGTACGAGGCCAGCGGCAGGCCGGTCTCGCGGCGGAACCGGTCCTGGCCGACGTTGCGGCCGAGTTCCTTGCAGAGGGCGTCGGTGCGGGTGTCCTGCCAGACGATGGCGTTGTGGACGGGCTCACCGGTGTTCTTGTCCCAGAGCAGCGTGGTCTCGCGCTGGTTGGTGATGCCGATGGCCTTGATGTCGTCACGGGTGATGCCGGCCTTCTCGATGGCCCCGGCGACGACCTCCTGGACGTTCGTCCAGATCTCGGTGGCGTCGTGCTCGACCCAGCCCGGCTTCGGGAAGATCTGCTCGTGCTCCTTCTGGTCGACGGAGACGATGCGTCCGTCGCGGTCGAAGACGATGCAGCGGGACGAGGTCGTGCCCTGGTCGATCGCGGCGATGAACGGGCCGGCGGTGTGGGCGTCGGTCACGGTGTGCTCCTGAAGGTCAACTGGTCAACGGGCTGTACGTACGGCGCGTGCTGAGCGTTCCGCGGGACGGGCCCGGGGAACGGCGGCTCGACGGGTTTCTCAGGCGAATGCGACGTTGTAGAGGCCTGCGGCGATGGCGGCACCGATAAGGGGGCCGGCCACCGGGACCCAGGCGTAGCTCCAGTCCGACCCGCCCTTGTTGGGCAGGGGCAGCAGGGAGTGCACGATGCGCGGACCGAGGTCCCGGGCCGGGTTGATCGCGTAGCCGGTCGGGCCACCGAGGGACAGACCGATGGAGACCACGACGAGGGAGGTGATCAGGGCACCGAGGGTGCCGAGGCCCTTGCCCGAGTCGTTCAGACCCTGTGTGAGCACCGCCAGGACCAGCACGACGGTGCCGATGACCTCGGTGGCGATGTTCAGGACCGCGTTGCGGACCTCCGGGCCGGTGGAGAAGACGCCGAGCACGGGGCCGGCGCCCTTCTCCCGGGCCTCGATCGACTTGGCCTTGGCCTGCGTCTCCGCGTCACCGACGATCTCCTCGTCGGTGAGGTGGGCGTGGAACTGTCCGTAGTAGGCGATCCAGACCAGAGCGGCACCGATCATGGCGCCGAGCAGCTGCCCGCCCCAGTAGATCGGGACGTCGCCCCACTCGATGCCGTCCTTCTTCAGCGCGAGCGCGAGGGTGACGGCCGGGTTGATGTGGGCGCCGGAGAGCGGTGCGGAGGTGTAGACGGCGGTGAGAACGGCAAAACCCCACCCGAAGGTGATGGCGAGCCAACCGGCGTTACGGGCCTTGGAGGCCTTCAGCGTGACGGCCGCGCAGACGCCGCCGCCGAGCAGGATGAGTAGGGCGGTACCGATGGTCTCGCCGATGAAGATGTCGGAGCTGGACACCCGCGACTCCTTTGTCCTTCGTCCAGGGGAAAGAGTTCGGCCCGTGGCGCTGTCACACTCTAGCGCGTATTGCCGATAGGTGTTCGACAATGTCGACCGATGGACGGGAGTCTTGCTCCGGCGTTACGGGCACGTCAAGAGCTGGGTTGTCGAAAACGCGATCGTTATTGATCGAACAGGCCCGTCGATCTTGGGGTGGCTGCTACAGGCGCGCACGCGGGGTACGGCGAAGGCCGGGACACGGTGACGTGTCCCGGCCTTCGCCGTGTCGTACGGAAGGGGTCAGAACCGCCCGGCCCCCAGGTCCCGCGACACCGCGCGGGCGCAGTCCCGTACGGCCGCGATCAGCTCGGGGCGCAGCTCGCCGTCGCGGCACAGCCGCTCCACGGCACCGGTGATGCCGACCGCGCCGACAGGCATCCGCCGCCGGTCGTGGATGGGGGCGGCGATGGACGCCACGCCCTCCCAGGTCTCTTCGACGTCGGCCGCGTACCCGCGGGCGCGGGTGACGTCCAGGACGCCCTCGAAGTCGGACAGCGCGTGCACGGTCCGGTCGGTGAACGCCTTGCGCTCGCTCTCCAGCACCTCGCTGTGCGCCACCGGGTCGTAGGCCGACAGGACCTTGCCCAGGGCCGTGGAGTGCAGGGGCTGCATGGCGCCTATCTCCAGGACCTGTCGGCTGTCGTCGGGCCGGAAGACGTGGTGCACGATCAGCACGCCCTGCTGGTGCAGCACCCCGAGGTGGACGCTCTCGCCGCTGGACCGGGCCAGGTCGTCCGTCCAGACCAGGGCGCGCGCCCGCAGCTCGTGGACGTCGAGGTAGGTGGTCCCGAGCCGCAGCAGCTCGGCCCCCAACTGGTAGCGCCCCGAGGCGTCGTCCTGCTCGACGAACCCCTCCTGCTGGAGCGTGCGCAGTATGCCGTGGGCGGTGCCCTTGGCGAGGCCCAGCGACGAGGCGATGTCCGACAGGCCGAGCCGCCGTTCGCCGCCCGCGAGCAGGCGCAGCATCGCGGCCGCCCGTTCGAGCGACTGGATGTTCCGTGCCATCGCCGTCCTGCCTCCGTCCCCTTCGGCCGCCGTACGCGACTGAACTTCCATCGTTCGGCAATGTCGAACACTACCGGTCGTTGCCGACCTCTCGCTAATGGCCGTCACTAGCTTTTCGGCCACGCGTACCGTGCGGTGGCATTCTCGTGCCCCCGAGGCGTCCGTCCGGTGCCCGCGGTGTACCTGATGCGTTCGCGCGGTGTCCGAAGGGTGCCGGAACGGTGTCCGTCGTTGTTTCGTCGTCGGAGTAAACCGCACCCGAGCGGGTGCGCCACGCCGGTCCGCCCCGTGGACGCCCCTGACCATCCGTGCCGCTCCGGGCTAGGCTTGCCGCGTGCGTCTTCCGTGGGAAGCCGCAAAGCCGACAGCCGTCGCACTCCAGGGAGCAGCTCCA encodes the following:
- a CDS encoding glycerol-3-phosphate dehydrogenase/oxidase — its product is MTSQTTLQTLPALGTRPASGSNPSRAETREQLAKASYDLLVIGGGILGISTAWHAAQSGLRVALVDAGDFAGATSSASSKLLHGGLRYLQTGAVKLVAENHFERRAVSRQVAPHLANPLTFYLPVYKGGPHGAAKLGAGVFAYSALSAFGDGVGHLLSPAKAAQDVPELRTDNLKAVAVYGDDQMNDSRMALMTVRAAVESGAVVLNHAEVTGLRFTKGRVTGAELRDRLSGDEFGVDARLVLNATGPWVDHLRRMENPNAAPSIRLSKGAHLVLKRTAPWKAALATPIDKYRITFALPWEDMLLLGTTDEMYEGDPADVAVTEKDISQILDEAAFSIRDQQLSRDLITYSFAGLRVLPGGPGDTAKAKRETVVTEGRGGMLSVAGGKWTTFRHIGRTIMKKLEALPGHPLGEDFEPVSALPKKLPLPGVANPRAVAHRLLVDRPAPGPRMGADTARHLATHYGSLAFDIARLANENPELGERVHPDAPEIWAQVVYARDTEWAETADDVLRRRTTLTIRGLATDEIRTKVQDVLDKK
- the glpK gene encoding glycerol kinase GlpK, giving the protein MTDAHTAGPFIAAIDQGTTSSRCIVFDRDGRIVSVDQKEHEQIFPKPGWVEHDATEIWTNVQEVVAGAIEKAGITRDDIKAIGITNQRETTLLWDKNTGEPVHNAIVWQDTRTDALCKELGRNVGQDRFRRETGLPLASYFAGPKARWLLDNVEGLRERAEAGDILFGTMDTWVIWNLTGGVDGGKHYTDVTNASRTMLMNLHTLEWDEKIAESIGVPLSMLPEIRSSAEVYGEVTGGRLGDLLGGIPVASALGDQQAALFGQTCFEEGEAKSTYGTGTFMLLNTGEKIINSYSGLLTTVGYRIGDQKPVYALEGSIAVTGSLVQWMRDQMGLISTAAEIETLALTVEDNGGAYFVPAFSGLFAPYWRSDARGVIAGLTRYVTKAHLARAVLEATAWQTREITDAMTKDSGVELAALKVDGGMTSNNLLMQTLSDFLDAPVVRPMVAETTCLGAAYAAGLAVGFWTSTDDLRANWRRAAEWTPRMDAETRDREYKSWLKAVERTMGWIEDES
- a CDS encoding MIP/aquaporin family protein, which translates into the protein MSSSDIFIGETIGTALLILLGGGVCAAVTLKASKARNAGWLAITFGWGFAVLTAVYTSAPLSGAHINPAVTLALALKKDGIEWGDVPIYWGGQLLGAMIGAALVWIAYYGQFHAHLTDEEIVGDAETQAKAKSIEAREKGAGPVLGVFSTGPEVRNAVLNIATEVIGTVVLVLAVLTQGLNDSGKGLGTLGALITSLVVVSIGLSLGGPTGYAINPARDLGPRIVHSLLPLPNKGGSDWSYAWVPVAGPLIGAAIAAGLYNVAFA
- a CDS encoding IclR family transcriptional regulator, which produces MARNIQSLERAAAMLRLLAGGERRLGLSDIASSLGLAKGTAHGILRTLQQEGFVEQDDASGRYQLGAELLRLGTTYLDVHELRARALVWTDDLARSSGESVHLGVLHQQGVLIVHHVFRPDDSRQVLEIGAMQPLHSTALGKVLSAYDPVAHSEVLESERKAFTDRTVHALSDFEGVLDVTRARGYAADVEETWEGVASIAAPIHDRRRMPVGAVGITGAVERLCRDGELRPELIAAVRDCARAVSRDLGAGRF